Below is a genomic region from Streptantibioticus cattleyicolor NRRL 8057 = DSM 46488.
TGCCGACCGGGTCCGTGCTGTAGAAGCGGCGGTGACCGGGCAGGTTGTCGTCCCACACCACCGGGGCGCCGTGCGCCGCGAGCCGTTCGGCGAGGGCGTCGATGTCCCGCACCCGCAGCCCCGGATGGGCCTTCGCGGCGGGGCGGAACGGGTCCTCGATGCCCAGGTGGAGCTGGACGCCGCCGTCCGCGGTCCCGAACCAGCAGCCGCCCCGCGCCGCGAGGACCGGCGGCTTGGGGATCTCACGCAGCCCCAGCGCGCCGATGTAGAAGCTCCGCAGCAGATCCTCGCTCGCGGGCGGCGCGGCGAGCTGGACGTGGTCGAGTGCGGCGATCATGGGGTTACGGCCTCCAGGAGACGTGTTTCGGCGCAGTCCGTCCCGGGACGCCGGGAGGGCTCGCTCGGCAGGGGCGGCCGTCACGCAGGACGGCGGCCCGCGACGGCGTGGGAGCCGTGCGGGTTCACAACAGCGCGGCGGGAAGGCCGCGCGGGAAAGGGTGGTTATCGCGTGCCGGAAGAACGCGAGGACACGCGGGGAAGGGGCCGATGATGGCTCGGACTACTACCGTAATCCATCTCTTCCGCCTCCTTCCGGCCGGGACGCGACCACGCGCGTCGTCATCGACTCGGCAAGGAGCGGCCGGTTCCGCGCCGACGCGACCGGCTCACCCCAACTCGTCAGAGCTTTGGCACTCCACGGCGTGATCCCCGTACCGGGGAAGCCACTTGGGGTCACCCCTTGGGCCGGGGAGACCTATCCTGACCCTGGGCGTCTCTCGACGTCGTGGGGTCAGTGGCCGGTGTCCGTGCAGACGCCTCACCGAACGAGGTGCCTCTTCAAACCCCCACGAGTGTAGACCCCCACGCGGGCGGCGAGGTGACTTCCTGGCGAACTCTTGACGCGCCCGGTGAGCCGGATCACGTTCCGCCCCCGCGCCCGGGCGGATCCGCCGTCGGCCCGGCACCGGCCGCCACGCGGGCGATCGTCAACCCCAGACCCACGGCGCGCACCGGCAGCCCCACCCCGTAGGCGTCCGCCACGGCGAGGAGCACCGGCCGGGCCAGCGGCAGCAGGCGACGCGCCACCGGGGGGACGGGCAGTGCGGTGATGAACGTCATGACACACCTCCACCGGATCGGCACCCGAGGCCATACCGGCGAGGCGGTCCGTCAGACGACGCGATGCGTGCCGGGTGCCCCAGGTGCGACGGAATGGGAGCCGGGACTGGTGCAGGGACTCATCCCGTTCACCTCCTCGCACGCTCGGCGAACACATCCGGACGGGGGCGTGACGTGCCCCTCGGTCCAGGTTACGACTGCCGGCGACGGGACGGTACGCCGGAGCCACCCCGCCGTGCCGTGCGGGCACTCGTCACCCTCCGTGACCGGCGTTCGGCGCCGGTGACGACCGGCCGGGGGAACCCCGTGAACGGCGTCGTCCGCACGTCACCCGTTCGCCCGCCCCACCGGTACCGGCCGGGCCCGGCGGGGCACAAGGGAAGGCATGACTCGGTACGGGCCCCGCACGGGACGGTGGCGTCCGGTGCGCCGGACGCCCCGGCGCCGCGCGCCGCGCCGTTCCGCGCCGGGGGAGCGGTGACCGGGCCGCGCACGGTGGCGGGGCCCACCGGGGACGTGGTGGTGGTCGGCGCCGGTCTCGCCGGGCTGGCGGCGGCGCTCCACCTGCTGGGCGCCGGGCGCCGGGTGACCGTGGTGGAACGGGCCGCCGGACCGGGCGGCTGCGCCGGACGGGTGGAACGCGGCGGATACCACATCGACACCGGCCCGACCGTTCTGACCATGCCGCACCTGCTGGACGAGGCGTTCGCCGCGGTCGGCGACGCGTTGTCCGCCCGGCTGGAACTGACCGAACTCCACCCCGCCTACCGCGCGCGCTTCGCCGACGGCGGCGTCCTCGACGTGCACACCCGCGCCGACGCGATGGAGGACGCGGTCCGTGACTTCGCCGGGCCGCGCGACGCCGCCGGGTACCGGGAGCTGCGGCGCTGGCTCGAACGCCTCCACCGGGTGCAGATGGGCCGCTTCATCGACCGCAACTTCGACTCCCCGGCGCAGTTGCTCCACCCCGATCTGGCGCGGCTGGCGGCGCTGGGCGGGTTCGGCCGGCTGGAGGCCCGGATCGCGCGGTTCGTCGGCGACGAGCGGCTGCGCCGGGTCTTCTCCTTCCAGGCGCTCTACGCCGGGGTGCCGCCGGCCCGGGCGCTGGCCGCGTACGCCGTGATCGCCTACATGGACACCGTGGCCGGGGTGTACTTCCCGCGTGGCGGCATGCACGCGGTGCCCCGCGCGCTGGCCGACGCCGCCCGCGACCACGGCGCCGAACTGCGCTACCGCGAGCGGGTGACACGCCTGGAGTGGCGGGCCGGCCGGGTGACCGCCGTCGTCACCGACCACGACCGCGTTCCGTGCGACGCGGTGGTGCTCGCCTGCGAACCGGCCGCCGCCTACGCGTTGCTGGGACGCGCCCCACGGCGTCCGCTGCCGCTGCGCCACTCACCGTCCGCCGTCGTGCTGCACGCCGGCACCGACCGGACGTGGCCCGAACTGGCCCACCACACCCTCTCCTTCGGCGCCGCCTGGCACCGCACCTTCGAGGAACTGACCCGCACTGGCACCGTGATGAGCGACCCGTCGCTGCTGGTGACCCGGCCCACCACGCACGACCCCGCTCTCGCACCATCCGGCCGCCATCTGCACTACATCCTGGCGCCCTGTCCCAACACCGCCGTCGGCCCGGGACCGGCCGCGTGGCACACGCTGGCGCCGCGCTACCGCGACGGTCTGATCCGCGAACTGGAACGCCGGGGGCTGTCCGGACTCGGCGCCGCGATCGAGGAGGAGGTCATGGTCACCCCGGCCG
It encodes:
- a CDS encoding VOC family protein translates to MIAALDHVQLAAPPASEDLLRSFYIGALGLREIPKPPVLAARGGCWFGTADGGVQLHLGIEDPFRPAAKAHPGLRVRDIDALAERLAAHGAPVVWDDNLPGHRRFYSTDPVGNRLEFLEPLV
- the crtI gene encoding phytoene desaturase family protein; this encodes MAGPTGDVVVVGAGLAGLAAALHLLGAGRRVTVVERAAGPGGCAGRVERGGYHIDTGPTVLTMPHLLDEAFAAVGDALSARLELTELHPAYRARFADGGVLDVHTRADAMEDAVRDFAGPRDAAGYRELRRWLERLHRVQMGRFIDRNFDSPAQLLHPDLARLAALGGFGRLEARIARFVGDERLRRVFSFQALYAGVPPARALAAYAVIAYMDTVAGVYFPRGGMHAVPRALADAARDHGAELRYRERVTRLEWRAGRVTAVVTDHDRVPCDAVVLACEPAAAYALLGRAPRRPLPLRHSPSAVVLHAGTDRTWPELAHHTLSFGAAWHRTFEELTRTGTVMSDPSLLVTRPTTHDPALAPSGRHLHYILAPCPNTAVGPGPAAWHTLAPRYRDGLIRELERRGLSGLGAAIEEEVMVTPADWTALGHRAGTPFSLAHTFPQTGPFRPANLVRGADNVVLAGSGTTPGVGVPMVLISGKLAAERITGRRVTTARRRAVTTTPPAPSPQDAVR